In the genome of Ensifer adhaerens, one region contains:
- a CDS encoding xanthine dehydrogenase small subunit: MQQIRFVLNDETVVIDSISPTTTLLDWLRETKRLTGTKEGCGEGDCGACTVLVGKVVDGRLVYRSINACIRFVPSLSATHVVTIEHLAGPNGVLTPIQQALADLHGSQCGFCTPGIVMSLYALLMENPTPSRAEIEIALQGNLCRCTGYESIFRAVEAAAAELASATPDRLTLTRERIIATLNDLKPKRTIRIFHGQQRSIIPFNTTDLADAYATEPNAVIVAGATDVGLWVTKQMRQLSPVIFINHLTELQTIEETADKIRLGAVVTYTQAQDVLAKNFPALGKLLIRIGGQQVRNMGTIGGNVANGSPIGDTPPALIALDATVTLRARKGARSLPLEDYFIEYGKQAREAGEFVEALEIPKLGKDETYAIYKISKRRDEDISALCGAFKLKLDASRNVASIRIAFGGMAGTPKRATHTEAFLTGKPWNEATVNAARAELAKDYQPLSDWRASADYRMLAAQNLLTRLLLETSGEKASLERYAMLEAGE, encoded by the coding sequence ATGCAACAGATTCGCTTCGTTTTGAACGACGAAACCGTTGTCATCGACAGCATATCCCCGACAACCACATTGCTTGACTGGCTTCGGGAAACGAAGCGCCTGACCGGAACGAAGGAAGGCTGCGGCGAAGGCGACTGTGGCGCCTGCACGGTTCTCGTCGGCAAGGTTGTTGATGGCCGTCTTGTGTACAGAAGCATCAACGCCTGCATTCGCTTCGTTCCGTCGCTGTCGGCAACGCATGTCGTGACCATCGAGCATCTGGCCGGACCCAACGGCGTGCTGACCCCGATCCAGCAGGCGCTCGCCGACCTGCACGGCTCGCAATGCGGTTTCTGCACGCCGGGCATCGTCATGTCGCTCTATGCCTTGCTGATGGAAAATCCGACGCCCTCGCGCGCCGAAATCGAAATCGCGCTTCAGGGGAACCTCTGTCGCTGCACCGGCTACGAATCGATCTTCCGCGCCGTCGAGGCCGCGGCTGCCGAGTTGGCCAGCGCCACGCCCGACCGTCTGACGCTGACCCGCGAGCGCATCATCGCGACGCTGAACGACCTGAAGCCGAAGCGCACGATCCGCATCTTCCATGGCCAGCAACGCTCGATCATCCCTTTCAACACGACCGATCTTGCCGATGCCTATGCGACCGAGCCAAATGCGGTCATCGTGGCCGGCGCCACCGATGTAGGTCTGTGGGTGACCAAGCAGATGCGCCAACTCTCGCCGGTCATCTTCATCAATCACCTGACTGAACTGCAGACGATCGAGGAAACCGCCGACAAGATCCGTCTCGGCGCGGTCGTCACCTATACCCAGGCGCAGGACGTGCTGGCGAAGAACTTCCCCGCACTCGGCAAGCTGCTGATCCGCATCGGCGGCCAGCAGGTGCGCAACATGGGCACGATTGGCGGCAATGTCGCCAACGGCTCCCCCATCGGCGACACCCCGCCCGCCCTCATCGCGCTCGACGCGACGGTGACCTTGCGCGCGCGCAAAGGCGCGCGCAGCCTGCCGCTCGAGGATTACTTCATCGAATATGGCAAACAGGCCCGCGAAGCTGGTGAATTCGTCGAGGCGCTGGAAATCCCCAAGCTCGGCAAGGATGAAACTTACGCGATCTACAAAATCTCCAAGCGCCGCGATGAGGATATCTCGGCACTCTGCGGCGCCTTCAAGCTGAAGCTCGACGCCAGCCGGAATGTGGCTTCAATCCGCATCGCCTTCGGCGGCATGGCGGGAACGCCGAAGCGCGCAACCCACACGGAGGCCTTCCTCACCGGCAAACCCTGGAACGAGGCAACCGTGAACGCCGCTCGCGCCGAACTCGCGAAGGACTATCAGCCGCTCTCCGACTGGCGCGCCAGCGCCGACTATCGCATGCTCGCCGCGCAGAACCTGCTCACCCGCCTCCTGCTGGAGACATCGGGTGAAAAGGCCTCTCTCGAACGCTATGCCATGCTGGAGGCAGGCGAATGA
- a CDS encoding Antitoxin Phd_YefM, type II toxin-antitoxin system, which yields MSVMTSREFNQKTSEAKKLARKGPVFITDRGEIGYVLMSYEDFRRRGADEPSIIDLLTMPDAMDIDFEPPKLDNIGIKPAEFD from the coding sequence ATGAGCGTCATGACAAGTCGCGAATTCAACCAGAAGACCAGCGAGGCCAAGAAATTGGCGCGCAAGGGGCCGGTTTTTATCACTGACCGGGGCGAGATTGGCTATGTCTTGATGTCCTACGAAGACTTCAGGCGTCGCGGTGCCGACGAGCCGAGCATTATCGATCTTCTGACCATGCCCGATGCGATGGATATCGATTTTGAACCGCCGAAGCTGGATAACATCGGAATCAAGCCCGCCGAGTTCGATTGA
- a CDS encoding Uncharacterized membrane protein yields the protein MYEYAIAWEWLAFAVRWLHVVTAIAWIGSSFYFIALDLGLRKAPDLPPGAYGEEWQVHGGGFYHIRKYLVAPASMPEHLTWFKWESYATWLSGFAMLAVVYYGGADLFLIDRHVLDVPQWQAILISLASLSVGWIIYDTLCKSPIGKNTWGLMALLYVALVAMAWGYTQVFTGRAAFLHLGAFTATIMSANVFFIIIPNQKIVVADLIAGRTPDPKYGMIAKQRSLHNNYLTLPVIFFMLSNHYPLAFGTKYNWIIAALVFLMGVTIRHWFNTTHARKGKPTWTWAVTAIIFIIIMWLSTVPKVLGGGENDTSSIAPAFQRFAGDPHFGAAKDVIGTRCMMCHTAEPAYEGIARAPKGVAFDSDAAIAAHAREIYLQAGRSHAMPPGNVTDITLDERKVLTAWYESAVAKGATQ from the coding sequence ATGTACGAATACGCCATTGCCTGGGAATGGCTCGCCTTTGCGGTGAGGTGGCTCCACGTCGTGACGGCAATTGCCTGGATCGGCTCGTCCTTCTATTTCATCGCGCTTGATCTGGGTCTGCGCAAGGCACCCGACCTGCCCCCCGGCGCCTATGGCGAGGAATGGCAGGTCCATGGCGGCGGCTTCTACCATATCCGCAAATATCTGGTGGCACCCGCGTCCATGCCGGAGCACCTGACCTGGTTCAAATGGGAAAGCTATGCCACCTGGCTCTCCGGCTTTGCCATGCTGGCGGTCGTCTATTATGGCGGCGCAGACCTCTTCCTCATCGACCGCCATGTGCTCGACGTGCCGCAATGGCAGGCGATCCTCATCTCGCTCGCCTCGCTCTCGGTCGGCTGGATCATCTATGACACGCTGTGCAAATCGCCCATCGGCAAGAACACCTGGGGCCTGATGGCGCTGCTCTATGTCGCGCTCGTCGCCATGGCCTGGGGCTATACGCAGGTCTTCACCGGCCGCGCCGCCTTCCTGCATCTCGGCGCGTTTACCGCCACGATCATGTCGGCCAACGTCTTCTTCATCATCATCCCGAACCAGAAGATCGTCGTCGCCGATCTCATTGCCGGCCGCACGCCCGACCCGAAATATGGGATGATCGCCAAGCAGCGCTCGCTGCACAATAACTACCTGACGCTGCCAGTCATCTTCTTCATGCTGTCGAACCACTATCCGCTGGCCTTCGGCACGAAATACAACTGGATCATCGCAGCGCTTGTTTTCCTCATGGGCGTCACGATCCGCCACTGGTTCAACACGACCCATGCCCGCAAGGGCAAGCCGACCTGGACCTGGGCCGTCACCGCTATCATTTTCATCATCATCATGTGGCTTTCAACCGTGCCGAAGGTGTTGGGTGGCGGTGAGAACGACACGAGTTCCATCGCCCCCGCTTTCCAGCGCTTCGCCGGCGATCCCCATTTTGGCGCGGCCAAGGACGTCATCGGCACGCGCTGCATGATGTGCCACACGGCCGAGCCCGCCTATGAAGGCATTGCGCGCGCACCCAAGGGCGTCGCCTTTGACAGCGACGCGGCCATTGCCGCCCACGCCCGCGAAATCTATCTGCAGGCCGGCCGCTCGCATGCCATGCCGCCCGGCAACGTCACCGATATCACACTGGATGAGCGCAAGGTGCTGACCGCCTGGTATGAAAGCGCAGTCGCCAAGGGTGCCACGCAATGA
- a CDS encoding transcriptional regulator, TetR family — MKADLVSINPRKTPRQRRSAELVEAIYEGGARILETEGLGGLNTNRVAAVAGVSVGSLYQYFPSKEAIVAGLLRQSRQDLLDGMRQVLAASEGQTFEEIVDRLLGVAARGQFDRPNLARTLEYAEGMLAIDEETRALKTELAEEIAAFLAKHGIGRPLIAAWDLISLVRGLIDAAGLRGETDAADVQQRARYAVFGYLEKMRVAG, encoded by the coding sequence ATGAAAGCCGATCTTGTCTCCATCAACCCGCGCAAAACCCCGCGCCAGCGCCGCTCGGCAGAGCTGGTCGAGGCGATCTATGAAGGCGGGGCTCGCATTCTGGAAACGGAGGGCTTGGGCGGGCTGAACACCAATCGGGTCGCGGCCGTCGCGGGTGTGAGTGTCGGCTCGCTTTACCAGTATTTCCCGTCGAAGGAGGCGATTGTCGCCGGGCTGTTGCGGCAGAGCCGGCAGGACCTGCTCGATGGCATGCGGCAGGTTCTGGCGGCGTCGGAGGGGCAGACGTTTGAGGAGATCGTTGACCGGCTGCTGGGCGTTGCCGCGCGGGGGCAGTTTGACCGGCCAAATCTTGCCCGGACGCTGGAATATGCGGAAGGCATGCTGGCCATCGACGAAGAAACACGAGCCTTGAAGACGGAACTAGCCGAGGAGATTGCAGCGTTTCTCGCGAAACACGGTATTGGAAGGCCGCTCATTGCCGCCTGGGATCTGATATCGTTGGTGCGGGGATTGATCGACGCGGCGGGCTTGCGCGGGGAAACGGATGCGGCCGATGTCCAGCAGCGGGCGCGCTATGCGGTGTTTGGATATCTGGAAAAGATGCGGGTCGCTGGATAG
- a CDS encoding guanine deaminase → MTAALLLRGRILSFHRRPESLSDTAAYLYEEDGGILIEDGLVSAVGGFADVKAKAPADTETRDHRPHLILPGLIDTHLHFPQMQVIGSYAANLLEWLNTYTFIEEQRFASADHAARIAVHFFDEMVRHGTTTAVAYCSVHKTSADAFFAESLKRNMRMVAGKVMMDRNAPEALRDTAQAGYDDTKQVIADWHGKGRNHVAITPRFAITSTPEQMEAAGALVKEFPSLHVQTHLSENLDEIRFTCELYPQAKDYTDVYAHYGLLGPNTLFGHAIHLSEREMDAMSEAGGIAVHCPTSNLFLGSGLFPLRKMTNRGKPVRTAVATDIGGGSSYSMLRTMDEAYKIQQLQAERLNPLESFWWMTRGNAEALSLQNHIGGIAPGMDADLVVMDMRATPAMALKAEVVSTLAEELFLLQTMGDDRAIAETYVAGKAAKSALAG, encoded by the coding sequence ATGACCGCCGCCCTCCTCCTTCGCGGCCGCATCCTCTCCTTCCACCGCAGACCTGAATCTCTCAGCGACACCGCCGCCTATCTCTACGAAGAAGACGGCGGCATCCTCATCGAAGACGGCCTCGTCTCCGCCGTCGGCGGCTTTGCGGACGTGAAGGCCAAGGCCCCGGCAGATACCGAGACGCGCGACCACCGCCCGCATCTCATCCTGCCCGGCCTCATCGACACACACCTGCATTTCCCGCAGATGCAGGTCATTGGCTCCTATGCCGCGAACCTGCTGGAATGGCTGAACACCTATACGTTCATCGAGGAGCAGCGCTTCGCCTCCGCCGATCACGCCGCCCGCATCGCTGTCCATTTCTTCGACGAAATGGTCCGTCACGGCACGACGACGGCGGTTGCCTATTGCTCGGTGCATAAGACCTCCGCCGACGCCTTCTTCGCCGAAAGCCTGAAGCGCAACATGCGCATGGTCGCCGGCAAGGTCATGATGGACCGCAACGCGCCCGAAGCGCTGCGTGACACCGCTCAGGCCGGCTACGACGACACGAAGCAGGTGATCGCCGACTGGCACGGCAAGGGCCGCAACCATGTCGCCATCACGCCCCGTTTCGCCATCACCTCGACGCCCGAGCAGATGGAAGCCGCCGGCGCGCTGGTGAAGGAATTCCCCAGCCTGCATGTGCAGACCCATCTCTCGGAAAACCTCGATGAGATCCGCTTCACCTGCGAACTCTACCCACAGGCAAAGGACTATACGGACGTCTACGCCCATTACGGCCTGCTCGGCCCCAACACGCTCTTCGGCCACGCAATCCACCTGTCGGAGCGCGAGATGGATGCGATGAGCGAGGCTGGCGGCATCGCCGTCCATTGCCCGACCTCCAACCTCTTCCTCGGCTCCGGCCTCTTCCCGCTGCGCAAGATGACGAACCGCGGAAAGCCGGTGCGCACCGCGGTCGCCACCGATATCGGCGGCGGCTCGTCCTATTCCATGCTGCGCACGATGGACGAGGCCTACAAGATCCAGCAATTGCAGGCCGAGCGGCTGAACCCGCTGGAAAGCTTCTGGTGGATGACACGCGGCAACGCCGAAGCCCTGTCGTTGCAGAACCATATCGGCGGGATCGCCCCCGGCATGGACGCCGACCTTGTCGTCATGGACATGCGCGCCACGCCCGCCATGGCGCTGAAGGCCGAAGTGGTCTCGACACTGGCCGAAGAACTCTTCCTGCTCCAGACCATGGGCGACGACCGCGCCATTGCCGAGACCTATGTGGCTGGAAAGGCAGCGAAATCGGCGCTGGCCGGATAA
- a CDS encoding xanthine dehydrogenase, molybdenum binding subunit apoprotein, translating to MNKMDTTFPTVINGPLHADRRHDSAHKHVAGAADYIDDMPEPSGMLHAALGMTDRAHAIITSMDLSAVEASPGVVAVLTAKDFPVNDVSSAHKHDEPVLTEKLVEFHGQPAFVVIAETRAAARQAARRARIDYEDLPAILSVAEAKAAGGKFVTEPLTLKRGDADAALASAPKRLQGQMEVGGQEHFYLEGHISIAIPGEDDEMTIWASTQHPSEIQHMVAHVLEVPSNAVTVFVRRMGGGFGGKETQGNQFAAIAAVAARKLKRAIKIRLDRDEDMTATGKRHDFVIDYDIGFDEEGRIHGVKAEFAARCGFSADLSGPVTDRALFHVDNAYFYPHVEVKSLPLKTNTVSNTAFRGFGGPQGCVGAERFMEEIAYALGKDPLDVRMANFYGEPGSDRVLTPYHQTVEDNIMPRLVAELAEKTDYRKRREEIIAFNKTSRVIRKGIALTPVKFGISFTMTAFNQAGALVHVYQDGSIHLNHGGTEMGQGLYTKVAQVIADCFQVDLDRVKITATTTGKVPNTSATAASSGTDLNGMAAYDAARQIKERLVAFAVEKWKVTEADVEFLPNRVRVGTDIIPFPDFINQAYFARIQLSAAGFYKTPEIHWNRTTGQGRPFYYFAYGASVSEVSVDTLTGEYIVNRADVLHDVGHSLNPAIDKGQVEGGFIQGMGWLTTEELWWDDKGRLRTHAPSTYKIPLASDKPEIFNVELAEWSVNKLPTIGRSKAVGEPPLVLPISVVEAISMAVASVADYRQCPRIDTPTTPERVLMAIERLKTA from the coding sequence ATGAACAAGATGGACACGACCTTCCCGACCGTCATCAACGGCCCGCTCCACGCCGACCGGCGCCACGATTCCGCCCACAAGCACGTTGCGGGCGCAGCCGACTATATCGACGACATGCCCGAGCCCTCGGGCATGTTGCATGCAGCGCTTGGCATGACGGACCGCGCGCATGCGATCATTACCAGCATGGACCTCTCCGCGGTGGAAGCGTCGCCCGGCGTCGTGGCCGTCCTGACCGCGAAGGATTTTCCGGTCAACGATGTCAGCTCCGCCCACAAGCATGACGAGCCGGTTCTGACCGAAAAGCTGGTCGAGTTTCACGGCCAGCCGGCCTTCGTCGTCATCGCCGAAACCCGCGCCGCCGCCCGTCAGGCCGCCCGCCGCGCGCGCATCGACTACGAGGATCTGCCTGCCATCCTGTCGGTCGCCGAAGCGAAGGCCGCCGGTGGCAAGTTCGTGACCGAACCGCTGACGCTGAAGCGTGGCGATGCCGACGCCGCCCTCGCCTCCGCACCGAAGCGCCTTCAGGGCCAGATGGAGGTCGGCGGACAGGAACATTTCTATCTCGAAGGCCATATCTCCATCGCCATTCCCGGCGAGGACGACGAGATGACCATCTGGGCCTCGACCCAGCATCCGTCCGAAATCCAGCACATGGTCGCCCATGTGCTGGAAGTTCCGTCCAATGCCGTCACCGTCTTCGTGCGCCGCATGGGCGGTGGCTTCGGCGGCAAGGAGACGCAAGGAAACCAGTTCGCCGCGATTGCGGCGGTTGCCGCCCGCAAGTTGAAGCGCGCCATCAAGATCCGTCTCGACCGCGACGAGGACATGACTGCGACCGGCAAGCGCCATGACTTCGTGATCGACTACGATATCGGTTTCGACGAAGAGGGCCGTATTCACGGGGTGAAGGCAGAATTCGCCGCCCGCTGCGGCTTTTCCGCCGACCTTTCCGGCCCGGTGACGGACCGCGCGCTCTTCCATGTCGACAACGCCTACTTCTACCCGCATGTCGAGGTGAAGTCGCTGCCGCTGAAGACCAACACGGTCTCCAACACCGCCTTCCGCGGTTTCGGCGGCCCGCAGGGCTGCGTAGGTGCCGAACGCTTCATGGAAGAAATCGCCTATGCGCTCGGCAAGGACCCGCTCGATGTCCGCATGGCCAATTTCTACGGCGAACCGGGCTCCGACCGGGTGCTGACGCCCTACCACCAGACGGTGGAAGACAACATCATGCCGCGCCTCGTGGCAGAACTTGCCGAGAAGACCGACTATCGCAAGCGCCGCGAGGAGATCATCGCTTTCAACAAGACGAGCCGCGTCATCCGCAAGGGCATTGCGCTGACGCCTGTAAAATTCGGCATCTCCTTCACCATGACCGCCTTCAACCAGGCAGGCGCGCTCGTCCATGTCTATCAGGACGGCTCGATCCACCTGAACCATGGCGGCACGGAAATGGGCCAGGGTCTTTACACGAAGGTCGCGCAGGTGATTGCCGATTGCTTCCAGGTCGATCTCGACCGCGTGAAGATCACCGCAACGACCACAGGCAAGGTGCCGAACACCTCGGCCACCGCCGCCTCCTCTGGCACGGACCTCAACGGCATGGCAGCCTATGACGCTGCGCGCCAGATCAAGGAACGACTCGTCGCCTTCGCGGTCGAAAAGTGGAAGGTCACGGAAGCCGATGTCGAATTCCTGCCGAACCGCGTCCGCGTCGGCACCGACATCATCCCCTTCCCCGACTTCATCAATCAAGCCTACTTCGCCCGCATCCAGCTGTCCGCCGCCGGCTTCTACAAGACGCCGGAAATCCACTGGAACCGCACCACCGGCCAGGGCCGCCCGTTCTACTACTTCGCTTATGGCGCGTCCGTTTCCGAGGTCTCGGTCGATACGCTGACCGGCGAGTATATCGTCAACCGCGCCGACGTGCTGCACGATGTCGGCCATTCGCTCAACCCGGCCATCGACAAGGGCCAGGTCGAGGGCGGCTTCATTCAGGGCATGGGCTGGCTGACGACGGAAGAGCTGTGGTGGGATGACAAGGGGCGGCTGCGCACGCATGCGCCATCGACCTACAAGATCCCGCTCGCCTCCGACAAGCCGGAAATCTTCAATGTGGAACTCGCCGAATGGTCGGTCAACAAACTGCCGACCATCGGCCGCTCCAAGGCCGTTGGCGAACCACCGCTCGTCCTTCCGATCTCGGTGGTTGAGGCCATCTCTATGGCCGTCGCAAGCGTTGCCGATTACCGCCAATGCCCGCGCATCGACACGCCAACCACACCGGAGCGCGTGCTGATGGCGATTGAACGGCTGAAGACCGCATAA
- a CDS encoding glycerol kinase — protein sequence MAGYILAIDQGTTSSRAIVFDGKMKIVGSGQKEFPQIYPASGWVEHDPEAIWDSVLFSIRKALKEAGLEASAISAIGITNQRETVVVWERDSGKPIHNAIVWQDRRTASYCAKLKREGLEKVFTRKTGLLLDPYFSGTKLSWVLSNVKGARARAAKGELCFGTIDTFLIWRLTGGKNFVTDATNASRTLIYNIADNDWDKELLETLRIPAAMLPEVKDCAADFGVTDKSVFGAEVPILGVAGDQQAATIGQACFEPGMMKSTYGTGCFALLNTGADMVRSKNRLLTTIAYRLDGETCYALEGSIFIAGAAVQWLRDGLGVIKKASETGELAEKADPAQEVYLVPAFVGLGAPHWDPDARAAIYGMTRNTGPAEFARAALEAVCYQTRDLLEAMHKDWKRAEGDTVLRVDGGMVASDWTMQRLADILDAPVDRPTILETTAMGAAWLAGSRAGVWPDRKGFAEAWAKDRRFEPTMDEKTRVAKVRGWKDAVRRTLG from the coding sequence ATGGCTGGGTACATTCTGGCGATCGATCAGGGCACGACCTCGAGCCGCGCCATCGTGTTTGACGGCAAGATGAAAATCGTCGGATCCGGCCAGAAGGAGTTTCCGCAGATCTATCCGGCCTCCGGCTGGGTGGAGCACGATCCGGAAGCGATCTGGGACAGCGTTCTCTTTTCGATTCGCAAGGCCCTGAAGGAGGCCGGCCTCGAAGCCTCGGCGATTTCCGCCATCGGCATCACCAACCAGCGCGAGACCGTTGTGGTCTGGGAGCGCGACAGTGGCAAACCGATCCACAACGCCATCGTCTGGCAGGACCGCCGCACGGCCTCCTATTGTGCCAAACTGAAGCGTGAGGGTTTGGAGAAGGTGTTCACCCGCAAGACGGGGCTGCTGCTCGACCCCTATTTCTCCGGCACGAAGCTTTCCTGGGTGCTCTCCAACGTCAAAGGCGCACGGGCGCGGGCGGCCAAGGGCGAACTCTGCTTCGGCACGATTGATACCTTCCTGATCTGGCGGCTGACCGGTGGCAAGAATTTCGTCACCGATGCCACGAATGCCTCGCGCACCCTGATCTACAACATCGCCGACAATGACTGGGACAAGGAGTTGCTGGAGACGCTGCGCATCCCCGCTGCCATGCTGCCGGAGGTGAAGGATTGCGCCGCCGATTTCGGGGTGACGGACAAGAGCGTTTTCGGCGCCGAAGTGCCGATCCTGGGTGTTGCCGGCGACCAGCAGGCCGCCACAATCGGGCAGGCCTGTTTCGAGCCCGGGATGATGAAGTCCACCTATGGAACGGGTTGCTTCGCACTGCTGAATACAGGCGCCGACATGGTGCGCTCGAAAAACCGGCTACTGACGACGATCGCCTATCGGCTGGATGGCGAGACCTGCTATGCCCTGGAAGGATCGATCTTCATTGCAGGCGCTGCCGTTCAATGGCTGCGCGACGGGTTGGGCGTGATCAAGAAGGCGTCCGAAACAGGTGAACTGGCAGAGAAGGCCGATCCGGCGCAGGAGGTCTATCTCGTGCCCGCCTTTGTCGGTCTCGGCGCGCCGCATTGGGACCCCGATGCGCGCGCCGCCATCTATGGCATGACGCGTAACACAGGCCCGGCCGAATTTGCCCGCGCGGCGCTGGAGGCGGTTTGCTACCAGACACGCGATCTGCTGGAAGCCATGCACAAGGACTGGAAGCGGGCGGAGGGCGACACCGTCCTGCGCGTTGATGGCGGCATGGTCGCCTCCGACTGGACCATGCAGCGCCTCGCCGACATTCTCGACGCCCCTGTCGACCGCCCGACGATCCTCGAAACGACCGCCATGGGCGCCGCCTGGCTCGCCGGCTCCCGCGCCGGCGTCTGGCCGGATCGCAAGGGCTTCGCCGAAGCCTGGGCGAAGGACCGCAGGTTTGAGCCGACGATGGATGAGAAGACGAGGGTGGCGAAGGTGCGCGGCTGGAAGGACGCGGTGCGGCGGACGCTGGGGTGA
- a CDS encoding xanthine dehydrogenase accessory factor codes for MTQDPARFLDKEGAKVLVEVASVRGSAPREQGAFMLVSMDAIAGTIGGGQLEYMAIDHARRMLAGKGGEATLSVPLGPEIGQCCGGRVEIGFSPVDAALKAELTTRLAREAEKQPSVYVFGAGHVGHAIAAALSLLPLNVTMVESREHELVGLPDNVTAKLAAMPESVVASIPAGSAVLILTHDHALDFLIAAEALKRNDLAYTGMIGSATKRATFASWLKREAPQAEIDRLTLPVGGPLKDKRPAVIAALTAAEILTALTHHALQHDAIGRHISPKI; via the coding sequence ATGACCCAAGATCCCGCCCGCTTTCTGGATAAAGAGGGGGCAAAGGTCCTTGTCGAGGTCGCCTCGGTCAGGGGCTCGGCCCCGCGCGAGCAAGGCGCCTTCATGCTCGTCTCGATGGACGCCATCGCCGGCACGATCGGCGGCGGCCAGCTGGAATATATGGCCATCGACCACGCCCGCCGCATGCTCGCCGGCAAGGGCGGCGAGGCAACGCTTTCCGTGCCGCTCGGCCCGGAAATCGGCCAATGCTGCGGCGGCCGCGTCGAAATCGGCTTCAGCCCGGTGGATGCTGCCCTCAAAGCAGAGCTTACCACACGTCTCGCGCGCGAGGCCGAAAAGCAGCCTTCCGTCTATGTCTTCGGCGCGGGTCATGTCGGCCACGCCATTGCGGCAGCGCTCTCGCTTCTGCCGCTTAATGTCACGATGGTGGAATCACGCGAACACGAACTCGTCGGCTTGCCGGACAATGTAACGGCAAAACTCGCCGCGATGCCCGAAAGCGTGGTCGCCTCCATCCCGGCCGGCAGCGCCGTCCTCATCCTGACACACGACCATGCGCTCGACTTCCTGATCGCAGCGGAAGCCCTGAAACGCAACGACCTTGCCTATACCGGCATGATCGGCTCGGCGACCAAGCGCGCCACCTTCGCAAGCTGGTTGAAGCGCGAAGCGCCGCAGGCCGAGATCGATCGCCTGACGCTGCCGGTCGGCGGCCCGCTTAAGGACAAGCGACCCGCCGTTATCGCCGCGCTCACGGCTGCGGAAATCCTGACGGCGCTCACCCATCATGCATTGCAACATGACGCGATTGGGCGTCATATATCGCCCAAAATATAA